The nucleotide window AGGTGGTGTTCTTGCCGACTCCGACCATTTCCCCTATCGAAAGGAGCGCTCTCGCTGTTTCGGAAATGTTCTTTAGGGTCACCGTGCCGGTGAATCCGGAGTAGTCGATGCGCTTGTTCTGGCGAGAACTCAGTCGAGACCTTGTTGTCTTGGTGGTTGCCGCCTGGGATTCCATGGCGAGTAAATCCTGCAAAAGTTCGTCGAAGTTCCAGTCTGTGCCGTCTATACTGCCGTAAGCCTTGCAGAGCAACTCGATTCTTTGTAGCAAGTTCCACGAGAACATTTCAAGGTTCCAGTCTGTGGATTCCTTGCGGTAGTGCCTAAATGTTGTCGGCGTGAAAAAAACGAGCTTGAGCGAATCGTTATTGGAGACCTGAACATCTGCAATGTCTGTGACGGTTGGTGGGCGCATCCCGTCGATGTAGAAACGTGTCGCATCGTGTCCGATACCTTCTTCGCCAAGAGCGGTCAGGCATTTTTCGAGTGTATCGGAAAGTGTGCTGGACAGTCCAAAGAAGGTGATTTCTAGCCCGGCTTTGTCGTGTTCCTGCGGCAAGGCGAAAAATCGCAGGTTTATGGAACGGGGTTGCGGACCTTCGGGCGGTGCGGGTGTGCCCGGCAATGGGCCAAGGAGCGCACTGTAAAGGTGCGTGCAGTTTTCACGGTGGGCGGGGCTTGCAAAATCCTTGGTGATTTCATCGTACAGGTAATAACCAAGTGCTCCGCGTATGCCCGCTTCTGGAAACCTGAAAAAACGCTTGTAGTTTTCGATAACAAGCCTGTAATAGATACGTGTAATTTGGAGGTGCGGAATTGCGAACATAGGTCTCTGTTTTGGGTGATGAAAAGATAAACAATTTTGACGATTTTGGTGTGTCGAAAAAACGGTTGACCCGATAAGCCATGCGATTGGTCGCGAAAAATTCTACACGTGTGTGCGTTTCGAAGATGGTGTTGATGAAATTGACGACGAAGATTATCCAGAATACGCTTCTGTCCGTCTGGTCAAGGATGTGGAATAAGGCATACTCCTTAAACATTCAATTGTGTTGTGGTTAGAAGAAGGGACTCCAGGACTATGGGGTCACCTTTTTTTTGTTATGTTCATATTTCCTGTTGATTTTTTTTGTTTAACATTTTGTATATTACTAAATGTTAAATGGAGATATCTATGGAAAATCCTTTTGTTTTACGCCCTTACGAAAGCGCTGAACTTTTTTGCGATCGCGAAAGAGAAACACGGGATATTATAGACGATTTGCAAAACGGCATCCATGTGACGCTGATTTCTCCGCGTCGTTATGGCAAAACGGGATTGGTCTATCACGTTTTTGATGAACTTGCCAAAAAACGCCGCTCCATGACGCTTTGCTATTGCGACATTTACTCGGCAGACAATCTGGAGGATTTTGTCAAACTCCTTTCGGAATCCATTGTCTCAACTGTGAAGGCCGAGCCTACTTTAAAGAAGTTCTTCTCGTTTTTTTCGGGAATTCGTCCATTGGTGTCGTACGCCCCTGTTTCGGGTTCGCCACAGGTAAGCATTACGTACCAGAACGATGGGCAGAAGCTTTCTACGCTCAAAAGTATTTTTGATTTCCTAGGTTCCCAAAAAAAGACGTTTGTCATTGCATTTGATGAATTCCAAATTATCCGCAATTTTAAGGGAGTGAATATGGAGGCGCTGTTGCGCACCTATATCCAGCCGCTAAAAAATGTACGCTTCGTGTTTTGCGGGAGCCAAAAGCATATCATGACGGATATGTTTGTGAACGAAAAAAGCCCGTTCTACGAAAGTACGCATGTTGTTTATCTCGACAAAATCCAGCCGGATATCTATGGCGCGTTTATCAGGAAACTGTTTGGCATGGGGAGTCGTCGCATTGATGACGATGCTCTTGAGTTTATCTTGGAGTGGACCCGTTGCCATACGTTTTATGTGCAGTATCTTTGCCACCGCTTGTTCCGTGATGCTGGCAAGAAAATTACTTTGTCCGATGTGCGTCTGTCTTGTGCCGAAATTTTGCGAGAGGGAATGAATGGCTTCTTGGAACGTCGTAACTTGCTGACGGATAAACAGTGGCAGTTCTTGAAAGCGGTTGCCAAGGAAGGCTCCGTTGCACAACCCACGGCGGGTAGCTTTTTGAATAAATATAAACTGGGAACCGCTGCAGCCGTAAAACGGATTGTCACATCGCTTGTGGAAAAGGAACTTTTGCTTGAAACTCTCTCGCTAAAGGGCAAAAACTACTGCGTTTATAATGTTTTCTTGAGTCGCTGGCTTGAATCTGTTTAACATTTTGTAGTATACAAAATGTTAAATTCCGTTCTACACTCTCGAAGGGGCTTTTTCATGCTGTTCTAGCGGGCTGCGCTCCAGCGTACTAGCGAGGAGTGTTAGGCTTCCTATTTCCCGTGGTTGTAGATGTCACCGAATTCAGATTCAATGAATATCACGTTGAATAGATTTCCGATTCTGTGTCCTAAAAATGCGTGGTTGTCGCCGGTGGCGCGCATAACAATTAGGCTTTCTATTCCGGCAATGCCGTGTCGTAACTATACCTTTTCAGCCCCTTGAACGAGAAGACTATTTCGTCGTTTTGGGTGTTGCTGATGGCGCTAGGTGTAGGGGTTAATTTCTTTAATTTAGCCATCAAGTTGACGCAGGAAGAAGGTTCTCATAGATTCGTTCGAGATGACGGTGCCTCTGTCGTGAGGAACTGCGTTTATCCATGGAGACTCGCCGTGGGTCAGGTCCATTAACCCTATGGCAGAGTAGGATTTGTAACGCTCGTAAACCTGGAACAGCAGGTCTTCTTCCTGTGGGGTTAGCTGAATAAGTTGCGGATCGTCTTCTAGAACGATTCCGTTGCTTCCGAATTTCTTGTAGTAGTCATAAACGGACGGGACTACGGATCCGTACATCCAAGCCTCGATGTCGTCCGAGAATAATGGGCTGTTGAACAAGGCCAGGTGAAAGCCCTGTTCGTAGTATAGCAACTTTTGGAGCTTCAGGTTAGAAAGAAGCTCGCCGCCGTTCGCGGTGTCAAGCTCGGCGAACTTGATTAACCTGTTTGCTATTTGCAGTGCTCTGGGCATATCGTAAGCCTTTACTTAAATATAACTAATTGCCGCCTATGGCGGCAATATCAAACAATTACTATACAAATGTACACTATTTTGCATGAATGCCAATAGTTTTTTGAAATTTTTTCATAATTTTTCCCAAGTCCCTGCCGGAAGCCCGAAATTGTGCTGCCTTGCATGTAATTTTGCGCTTTCCTCAGCCATACATCATGTACCCTCCCCCTTGCAACAATTTCGTAATTTTCTAAATTTATACGGTATTACGCAATTTGTGGTAACGGATATCACGGATTGCTGTACATTGAACGGACGAGACCCTCGCGATGACGTTGACTAGTGACTTTTTGTTTGCCGGACCGCACCCCGCAGTTTCCCGTAGACTGGGGAAGGGCGCCCATTTGGTTTGATTTATGGCAGATGTTCAGCATATTTTCATAGTTGGCAGCAAGGGTATCCCAGGGGCATACGGCGGGTACGAAACCTTCGTCGATAAACTGACCGAATATCACCAGGATGACATCCGTTTCAAGTACCATGTGGCGTGTAAGGCCGAAGAAAACAGCGAGTTTGAGTATCACAACGCTCGCTGCTTCAAGGTAAAAGTCCCGAAAATCGGTGCGGCGGCGGCCATCGCCTACGATGTCCTGGCCATCAAGCAGAGCATCGCCTATATCAAGAAGAACAAGATTCCGCACCCTATCGTGTATTGCCTGGCCTGCCGAATCGGTCCGTTTGCGCGGAAGTTCCGGAAGCAAATCCACAAGCTGGGCGGCAAGTTCTACGTGAACCCCGACGGTCACGAGTGGCTCCGTGCCAAGTGGCCCTTGCCCGTGCGCAAGTACTGGAAGTATTCCGAAAAGCACATGGTCAAGCATGCCGACCTGCTCGTTTGCGACAGCAAGAACATCGAAAAATACATCCGCGAAAGCTATGCCAAGTATAACCCGCAGACGACTTTCATCGCCTACGGTGCCGAAATCCGCCGTAGCCGCTTGGCCGACAACGACGAGAAGTTTACGGACTGGCTCGCCGAAAAGGGCCTGAAGCCCAAGGAATACTACCTGGTGGTGGGCCGCTTTGTGCCCGAGAACAACTACGAGACCATGATCCGCGAGTTCATTCTGAGCAAGACATCCAAGAACTTCGCGCTCATTACCAACGTGAACGAGTCGTTCCTCGACGAGCTCAAGAAAAAGACCAGGTTCGACAGGGATCCGCGAATCAAGTTCGTGGGCACCGTGTACGACCAGGAACTGCTCATGAAAATCCGCGAGCAGGCCTACGGGTACTTCCATGGGCACGAAGTCGGCGGCACCAATCCTAGCCTGTTGGAAGCCCTTGCAAGTTCTGATTTGAACCTGCTATTGGATGTTGGCTTCAACAAGGAAGTGGGTGAAGATACCGCCATCTACTGGAACAAGACCCAAGGCGACCTGGCCAACATCATCGAAAAGGCCGATGCCATGATCGAAACCGAAATCAAGGCACTGGCAGACGCCAGCACCAAGCGCATCGCAGACGCATACAGCTGGGAATTTATTTCCGGAGAGTATGCTAAGGTGTGGGTGAAGTAAGTCTGGAGTTGGTGTGAAGATTTTTCATTATTCGTTAGGTTTTCCTCCATATCGATCCGGAGGAATGACCAAATTCTGCATGGATTTGATGATTCAACAGAAAAAAGACGGAAATGAAGTTGCACTTATTTGGCCCGGCCAAATGAACTTTCTTTTTAAAGAAGTTTCCATAAAGAAGCAGTACCCTCAATTTGGCATCTTAAGTTTTGAAATAGTAAATCCGCTCCCAGTGTCCTTCGACGAGGGCATACTTGACATTAACGAATTTACAAAAAGCACCAATTCTTCATGCTTCAAAAAATTTCTAGAGCAAGAAAAACCGGATGTAATCCACGTACATACCTTTATGGGTTTGCATCGTGAGTTCTTAGAAGAAGCCCAAAAGTTAAAGATACGATTAGTTTTTTCAGTACATGACTTTTTTGCGGTTTGCCCCAAGGTAACATTGTTCCGTAATGGTCAGGTTTGTTCAAAAGCAACCGATTGCACTCTTTGCGAACATTGCAATAAATCGGCATTATCTTTGAATAAAATCAAGATACTGCAGTCTCCTGTGTATAGGTTCCTTAAAGACTCTCCTTTGGTAAAAAAAATTCGTAAGGGGCATCGAGACAATTATTTTAAAGAAGAGAATAATTATACAGATACATGGATTGCCACCGAACAATCATCGATCAGGTACAAGACTCTCCGTAATTACTACGGGAGTATGATTGATTTGTTTGATTCCATACACTATAATAGCACCTTAACCAAGAACGTCTTTGAAAAGTTCTTTATTCCTAAAAATACTTGCATAATTCCTATTACTCATTCAAGTATTAAGGACAATCGAAAGATTAAAACTTTCAATGATTGTCTGCGCATTACTTACCTAGGACCTCAAAATGGGGCAAAAGGGTATTTTTTGCTAAAAGAGTGTTTGGACGGCTTGTACAAAGAGCGCCAGAACTTTACACTGAACATATTCTTCACTCCAATAGATGCAGCCCCATACATGAATATACATGGGCGTTATACGTATGATCAACTGGAGCAAATTTTTGACGAAACGGATGTTTTGGTAGCTCCTAGTATTTGGTATGAAACTTTTGGCTATACCGTTTTAGAAGCACTAAGTTTTGGTGCACCCGTTATTACAAGTGAAAATGTCGGCGCTAAAGATATTTTTGACAGTAAATGCGGCATTGTCGTTAAAAATTTCAGCTGCGACACTTTGAAAAATACGATCAAACAGCTGAATTCTCGGCAACTGCAAGAAATGAATTCCAACATCATGAGCGCAATCAATATTGACTCGATTTCTGTTATGACAAAAAAAATCCACGATTTATGCTATAAGGAAAACTAATATGAAAATCGCATTTGTTATTGGTGCTCCTGTTACACATAGCGGTCATGGCGTTGTTAGTCAAGGAATGACATGGAAAAAAGGCCTCGAAGAACGTGGTCATGAAGTTGTTTTAGTTCAAAGCTGGAATTATTACGATTGGAAATCATTCGATGCGATTCTCTTCTTTATGCACAACGAGTTTGTCGTTGATTACATCAATGCAGTCTCAAAGGTAAATCCAAATATTTATTATGCTCCTGTATTAGATCCTGATTTCAGCATCTTTATGATGAAAGCAATTTCTAACTGGGGATGTTCAAGGCTGAAAATCTACAACCGCTATTATAAAACAAAGCGCATTTTTCCCTGCGTAAAATATGTTCTGGTAAGATCAGAGTTTGAAGCCAAGTACGTTGAAAAAGGATGGAATGTTCCTAAGGAGAAAATCTTAAAGGTTCCCTTGTCTTTCAACCTAAAGCCTGAAGTAACTAACTTTGAACGCGAAAACTACTGTTTTCATGCCAGTTACTTAGCAGACGCTCGCAAAAATGTCAAAAGGTTAATTGATTCTGCAAAAAAATACGGTTTTGAGCTAAAACTTGCCGGGAAACTACGAAACTCCGAAGAAGAACGAACAATCTATTCCTGGATCGGAGATGTCAAAAACATTTCTTATTTAGGTTTTCTTTCCAAAGAGGATTTGCTTTCGCACTATACACGAGCAAAGGTATTCGCCCTGCCCAGTATTAATGAAGGGGTCGGAATTGTCGCTTTAGACGCTGCTTCTATGGGCTGCGACGTTGTGATAACTAACTTAGGCGGCCCGCAGGAATATTACAACGGATTAGCAACACCAGTCAATCCATATGATATTGACGAAATCGGCAAAGCGATACAATCTTGTTTGAACGGAAAAACAAACCAGCCAGCCTTACAAAGGCATATACATGAAAATTACTCCTTGCAGAAAATTTCGGAGATACTAGAGAATGCCTTCCGTAATTAATATGCTAAAAGCGAAAATCTCTTTAAGCACCTGGATGCTAGTGTACTTGTTTTCTCTAGCAACCAGTCTATATGCGCTAGGATTAATTCGCAATTCATTCAATGTAATGCTAATCGTTGTGATGGCTGTTTCTTTAGCGATTATGGTCTTTAAGACTCCATATTTTAGAAAACGCGAAATTCCTTTTTACGCGCTCTATTCGTGCATGTGTTTATTTGCTTTATTAAACGGAAAATCATTTCGCATTGGGACATTCCTTTATGCGGGAATGTTCATCTTTTCTTTTTGCTTTTACGACAGATTACTGTGTAAAGGTCTTTTAAAAATAGACGTTTTTTGTTCATTTCTTAAAAAGATCATTTACGCATATTTCATCGTATTGGTCATTCAACAAGTTTCAACATTACTCGGATTACCTGTATTGAACCAATGCTGGAAATTTACAAACATATTTAAGCTAAACTCCCTTGCTCATGAGCCATCTTATATTGCCGGAACAATGCTTATTTTCATGTACTCATTTTTAACAATATCAAAAACTATTCGAAAGCAACAAAAGTATAGCGTACGAAAAAACATAAAAAAGGATAGATGGGTTTGGATTTCTTTTTTTTACGTAATGCTGTCGTGTGGAAGTAGTCATGCGTTGCTCGGAATCGTACTTTTTTCTTTATACTTATTAAGAGAATACAAAAAGTTCTTTGTTTTTTTTGGTATTGCATGCGCACTCATTTTCTTCGTTGGTCATAAAAAAATGGTACAATATGAAAGTTACAACCGCTTATATCAATCTATAGTGGCTGCAGTCTCATTAGATACCGAACAAATCAGAAAAACAGACCTCAGCACTGCAGCAAGAATTAATCCCATAATCTTTTATATTGAGGATTTTGATTTCTTTTCAAAAAATGTTTGGTTTGGGCATGGAATCGATTATTCAAAAAAACATACAATTGTACGATTACTCGGTCATGAAAATGCAATGGAGCAAGGAAACGCAACAGGAGGGTTATTTCCTGCATTTTTTCTGGATTATGGCTTATTATGCGGTTTGCTTTTTTTATTCGCCCTAAGATTTTTTACTATGAGAAAATTCATTTCATTCCCATTAGTTATTTGGCTATTCTTTTTTATGGCTATCGGATTCAACACATATATGCAATGGTTGTTTTTTGCATTTATGAGTACTACACTTTTTTTTGAACGTAAATCTTTGCCTGCAACATATTCCGAAGAAAGGTCCAATCGTTAGACAAATAAAGATGTTGTTATGAATAAGGTAAGTGTCATCATTCCCGTGTACAATGCGGAAAAATTTATCGCACGATGTGTCGAGTCAATTTTATCCCAAAGTTTTACAGAAACAGAAATTTTGTTAATTGACGACGGTTCTTCCGACAAATCTTTCGAAATATGCAAAGAGTATGCAATTTTTGACAGCAGGGTAATCTCCTTGCACAAGGAAAACGGAGGCGTCAGTTCTGCAAGAAATTATGGCATTGAAAAAGCTTCCGGAGATTGGATTCTATTTGTTGATGTTGATGATTACATAGACCGGGAATATATCGAACATTTTTTTAAAAATCCCATCCATGAAAACATTTTAGTCATTCAAAATGAATATCATGATTGTTATAACGGACAAAATCAACAGGTAAAGTCCGTTATTCACGGAAGCGATGTTGCTTTGGGTTATTTCTCCGTTAAAGATTTTTGTTGCTTATCACAAGGATTAAAAAAATCCAGTTTGGGACCATATGTAAAATTGTTCTCTGCAAAGATTATAAAAGAAAACAAACTTCGTTTTATGGAAGGGTCCGCATATTGCGAGGACATGCTGTTTTTTATTAGATATCTAAACCATTGCGATGGAATTTACCATATTGGATATACAGGATATCACTATATCATTACCCAGGGACAAGCTTCATTAACCCGCCGTAAAATTCCTTATAACGAATATTTAAATAGTTTTTTTGAATATTGCGAATGTAGAAAAGCTTTGTTGACAAAATACAAAGAAATTGACATTAGCTGGTGTTGTCGAAAACTGCTAAGTGGCTGTATCTATGGACTTAGAGGAATGATGTCCTCTGCTGTTTCTCAACAACAAAGTCTCAATACAATAAGATCTGTTCAATATGAGTTAAACAAAATGTCCTTTTCCTTCAAACAATCTAATTGGAAAATATTTCTATTCATTTTTTTCATTCGAAAATTGAATCCAAAGGTCACCTATTCCTTTTTGAAACTTCTCTCCTCTAAGTACTAAATATGAACAAACCTAAAGTTTCAGTAATAATCCCTGTATATAATGGGGAGAAATATTTACGAGATTGCCTGGATTCAGTTTTAAATCAGACTTACGAGAATCTAGAGATCATCATTATAAATGACGGATCCAAAGACCAGTCCGAAGACATTTGTCTTCAGTATTTTCAAAAAGACAAGCGCATCGTTTATAAAAGCAAAAAGAATGAAGGGGTTTCTGTAGCAAGAAATCACGCTTTAGATCTAGCAACAGGCGAGTTCATCTTGTTCATGGACTGCGACGATCTTCTTTCTTTAAACGCGATTTCATTTTTACTTACGACGGCTCAGGAACACCACGTAGATTCTGTAGCTTTCAATTATTGTCAATTTAGGGGTGAATTTAAGAGATTTATTCCATTTTCATTGCATGACAAACACATTTTTTGTAGAGAGATTCTGATAGAACAACTTTACAACTACCATACATCTAACATTGACTTGGGATTGGCGTTTCGAGCTGTTTGGGGAAAACTATTAAGCGCAAGTGTAATAAAAAAAGCAAACATTCGATTTCCTGAAGGAATGTCTTTAAGTGAAGATGCTTGCTTTATGTTCAACTATGTGATGGCTTGTGATAAAATCTATGTGGTTGATGAGCCTTTATATCATTACCGATTAAATGACAATTCGGCAACACAAAGTCACAAGAGCAATTTAGTGTCTATCGAATTGCAGGAGTACGCCTTTATACAAAAAAACAAGAATAGAATCAACATTAACTGGGATGCAGTACTTTCTAAATACTGGATGACACTATGCTTCAACATCCTTGTAAATAACTTCAAAAAAAACAATGTTAAAGACTCAACTGTTTTTTTTGATACATGGAATGAATTAAAAAGTATGCAATTAGCACCTCAAATAAGGATTCAAAAAAACGTAAAGGACTCTATATGGAATTTATGCTTGCATTTCAAGCTATATTTTTTTCAAACCGTATTTTTGTTTTTATTGTATAAGAAGAAATCGCTAAAAAAATGACCGAGCAAAACCAAACAAAAAGACTAGCAAAAAACACACTATTGCTGTACTTCCGAATGATAATAGTCATGCTAGCTGGACTATATACTTCGCGCGTTGTTTTAAAATCTCTTGGTGTAGAAGATTTTGGCATTTATAATGTTGTTGGTGGAGTTGTTGCGATGTGTTCCATGCTGACAGGATCAATTTCTGCCGCCATTCAACGATTCTTCACTTTTGAATTAGGACGGAATGACAAAAGTCGTTTAAAATTAGTTTTTGGCACGTCCATTTCGATACAGCTAGTTTTTGCTGTAGTTATAATTCTCTTGGCAGAAATACTTGGTATTTGGTTCATAAACAACAAAATGAACATTCCTCTAGAAAGAACTAGTTCTGCTTTGTGGGTATTTCATTTTTCATTGATTACATTCGCAGTCGGACTAGTAAGTGTTCCGTACAACGCCGCAATCATAGCTCATGAAAAGATGTCTCTTTTCGCTTACATAAGCATTTTTGAAGTCTTTGCAAAATTATTCGTTGCGTACGCCATTTCTATTGCAACAATAGATAAACTGGTCTTTTATTCCTTTTTAATGAGTATTGTTGCGGTCGTCGTTCGTTTAATATACGGCTGTTGCTGCAAAAAATTATTTGAAGAATGTTCAAAATCAATATGCTTTGATAAAACCATATTCAAAGAAATGCTCGGTTTTGCTGGATGGAATTTCATTGGAGCATCAAGCAGTATTCTAAGAGATCAAGGCGGCAACATTTTACTTAACATTTTCTTTGGACCCGTCGTTAACGCAGCGAGAGGCATCTCCACACAAGTAAACAACGCAGTAATGCAATTTGTCACGGGATTTACGACAGCATTAAATCCTCAGATAACAAAATCCTATGCCTCAGGCGATTACAGTTATATGATGAGAATTCTATTTCTCGGGTCAAGGATATCTTTTTATATGTTATTAATCCTTGCCATGCCGATTATTATAAACGCAAAGTATTTGCTAACCTTATGGTTAGGCGATTTTCCAAAAGAAGCGACGTACTTTGTCCAACTCATTATGATTTTTTCTCTATCAGAATCAATTTCAAGTCCATTAATTACAGCAATGCTAGCAACTGGAAAAAT belongs to Hallerella porci and includes:
- a CDS encoding AAA family ATPase; this translates as MENPFVLRPYESAELFCDRERETRDIIDDLQNGIHVTLISPRRYGKTGLVYHVFDELAKKRRSMTLCYCDIYSADNLEDFVKLLSESIVSTVKAEPTLKKFFSFFSGIRPLVSYAPVSGSPQVSITYQNDGQKLSTLKSIFDFLGSQKKTFVIAFDEFQIIRNFKGVNMEALLRTYIQPLKNVRFVFCGSQKHIMTDMFVNEKSPFYESTHVVYLDKIQPDIYGAFIRKLFGMGSRRIDDDALEFILEWTRCHTFYVQYLCHRLFRDAGKKITLSDVRLSCAEILREGMNGFLERRNLLTDKQWQFLKAVAKEGSVAQPTAGSFLNKYKLGTAAAVKRIVTSLVEKELLLETLSLKGKNYCVYNVFLSRWLESV
- a CDS encoding glycosyltransferase family 2 protein is translated as MNKPKVSVIIPVYNGEKYLRDCLDSVLNQTYENLEIIIINDGSKDQSEDICLQYFQKDKRIVYKSKKNEGVSVARNHALDLATGEFILFMDCDDLLSLNAISFLLTTAQEHHVDSVAFNYCQFRGEFKRFIPFSLHDKHIFCREILIEQLYNYHTSNIDLGLAFRAVWGKLLSASVIKKANIRFPEGMSLSEDACFMFNYVMACDKIYVVDEPLYHYRLNDNSATQSHKSNLVSIELQEYAFIQKNKNRININWDAVLSKYWMTLCFNILVNNFKKNNVKDSTVFFDTWNELKSMQLAPQIRIQKNVKDSIWNLCLHFKLYFFQTVFLFLLYKKKSLKK
- a CDS encoding glycosyltransferase family 2 protein → MNKVSVIIPVYNAEKFIARCVESILSQSFTETEILLIDDGSSDKSFEICKEYAIFDSRVISLHKENGGVSSARNYGIEKASGDWILFVDVDDYIDREYIEHFFKNPIHENILVIQNEYHDCYNGQNQQVKSVIHGSDVALGYFSVKDFCCLSQGLKKSSLGPYVKLFSAKIIKENKLRFMEGSAYCEDMLFFIRYLNHCDGIYHIGYTGYHYIITQGQASLTRRKIPYNEYLNSFFEYCECRKALLTKYKEIDISWCCRKLLSGCIYGLRGMMSSAVSQQQSLNTIRSVQYELNKMSFSFKQSNWKIFLFIFFIRKLNPKVTYSFLKLLSSKY
- a CDS encoding Panacea domain-containing protein; this encodes MPRALQIANRLIKFAELDTANGGELLSNLKLQKLLYYEQGFHLALFNSPLFSDDIEAWMYGSVVPSVYDYYKKFGSNGIVLEDDPQLIQLTPQEEDLLFQVYERYKSYSAIGLMDLTHGESPWINAVPHDRGTVISNESMRTFFLRQLDG
- a CDS encoding glycosyltransferase family 4 protein; amino-acid sequence: MKIAFVIGAPVTHSGHGVVSQGMTWKKGLEERGHEVVLVQSWNYYDWKSFDAILFFMHNEFVVDYINAVSKVNPNIYYAPVLDPDFSIFMMKAISNWGCSRLKIYNRYYKTKRIFPCVKYVLVRSEFEAKYVEKGWNVPKEKILKVPLSFNLKPEVTNFERENYCFHASYLADARKNVKRLIDSAKKYGFELKLAGKLRNSEEERTIYSWIGDVKNISYLGFLSKEDLLSHYTRAKVFALPSINEGVGIVALDAASMGCDVVITNLGGPQEYYNGLATPVNPYDIDEIGKAIQSCLNGKTNQPALQRHIHENYSLQKISEILENAFRN
- the cas6 gene encoding CRISPR system precrRNA processing endoribonuclease RAMP protein Cas6, which produces MFAIPHLQITRIYYRLVIENYKRFFRFPEAGIRGALGYYLYDEITKDFASPAHRENCTHLYSALLGPLPGTPAPPEGPQPRSINLRFFALPQEHDKAGLEITFFGLSSTLSDTLEKCLTALGEEGIGHDATRFYIDGMRPPTVTDIADVQVSNNDSLKLVFFTPTTFRHYRKESTDWNLEMFSWNLLQRIELLCKAYGSIDGTDWNFDELLQDLLAMESQAATTKTTRSRLSSRQNKRIDYSGFTGTVTLKNISETARALLSIGEMVGVGKNTTFGGGRYAITV
- a CDS encoding glycosyltransferase, which translates into the protein MTKFCMDLMIQQKKDGNEVALIWPGQMNFLFKEVSIKKQYPQFGILSFEIVNPLPVSFDEGILDINEFTKSTNSSCFKKFLEQEKPDVIHVHTFMGLHREFLEEAQKLKIRLVFSVHDFFAVCPKVTLFRNGQVCSKATDCTLCEHCNKSALSLNKIKILQSPVYRFLKDSPLVKKIRKGHRDNYFKEENNYTDTWIATEQSSIRYKTLRNYYGSMIDLFDSIHYNSTLTKNVFEKFFIPKNTCIIPITHSSIKDNRKIKTFNDCLRITYLGPQNGAKGYFLLKECLDGLYKERQNFTLNIFFTPIDAAPYMNIHGRYTYDQLEQIFDETDVLVAPSIWYETFGYTVLEALSFGAPVITSENVGAKDIFDSKCGIVVKNFSCDTLKNTIKQLNSRQLQEMNSNIMSAINIDSISVMTKKIHDLCYKEN
- the cps2T gene encoding beta 1-4 rhamnosyltransferase Cps2T, whose translation is MADVQHIFIVGSKGIPGAYGGYETFVDKLTEYHQDDIRFKYHVACKAEENSEFEYHNARCFKVKVPKIGAAAAIAYDVLAIKQSIAYIKKNKIPHPIVYCLACRIGPFARKFRKQIHKLGGKFYVNPDGHEWLRAKWPLPVRKYWKYSEKHMVKHADLLVCDSKNIEKYIRESYAKYNPQTTFIAYGAEIRRSRLADNDEKFTDWLAEKGLKPKEYYLVVGRFVPENNYETMIREFILSKTSKNFALITNVNESFLDELKKKTRFDRDPRIKFVGTVYDQELLMKIREQAYGYFHGHEVGGTNPSLLEALASSDLNLLLDVGFNKEVGEDTAIYWNKTQGDLANIIEKADAMIETEIKALADASTKRIADAYSWEFISGEYAKVWVK
- a CDS encoding lipopolysaccharide biosynthesis protein, giving the protein MTEQNQTKRLAKNTLLLYFRMIIVMLAGLYTSRVVLKSLGVEDFGIYNVVGGVVAMCSMLTGSISAAIQRFFTFELGRNDKSRLKLVFGTSISIQLVFAVVIILLAEILGIWFINNKMNIPLERTSSALWVFHFSLITFAVGLVSVPYNAAIIAHEKMSLFAYISIFEVFAKLFVAYAISIATIDKLVFYSFLMSIVAVVVRLIYGCCCKKLFEECSKSICFDKTIFKEMLGFAGWNFIGASSSILRDQGGNILLNIFFGPVVNAARGISTQVNNAVMQFVTGFTTALNPQITKSYASGDYSYMMRILFLGSRISFYMLLILAMPIIINAKYLLTLWLGDFPKEATYFVQLIMIFSLSESISSPLITAMLATGKIRNYQLVVGGLQMLNFPISLILLKYGGNSETVFVVAIILSQACFFARTVMLKSLIKLPVFSYLKEVYLNVIFVLIISSILPVIVSYNKETSFEQFTISLVVSLTSVIATIYFVGCNHKERSLIKDKMLAMKRKFIG